The Lycium ferocissimum isolate CSIRO_LF1 chromosome 10, AGI_CSIRO_Lferr_CH_V1, whole genome shotgun sequence genome window below encodes:
- the LOC132033605 gene encoding receptor-like protein 56 encodes MEAYRPAYSVLESLDISHNNIRGFPGFFSGICKLRNLQVLNLQDNLIQGGLDPCLGGLTSLVSLDLSFNHFEGTVSSSIFSNLTLLEALRLSDNRFDGLLLFASFANLSNLEAIDLTNNEFEVDTETPSWVPAFQLVSLDLRNTRLNQNYGHVIPTFISKQHKLKSLSLSYNALQGNVPSWLLYNNSLLMLSLRGNRLHGGIPASSQFLASSILMLDVSDNCLGSTLPTNVLRLFPDLFYLNLSKNAIEGTFPTFDNLLKLEVLDLSDNFLLGKPPPTLRQNNNSLAHLVPSNNDFHGEVMPQFSNMSNLAYLHLQNDGFTGVLPAALLNLPLLKVMDISGNYLSGVIPDYFPLFPNLVMLLLARNRFHGIIPVSLCQMQKLHILDMSANLLSGVLPSCLSNITGWKKESVVLLPAFMWLSPSYNNYRVKVPLTTKGNALSYEGIPLSQMTTLDLSMNRFTRKIPSQLGELVALHSLNLSYNILSGHIPESFMNLKKLESLDLSYNHLIGKIPPQMAQLDSLSTLNLAFNHLSGRITFENKFVTFAASSYRGNKELCGPPLENDCVFSRPPQQHEEEEEQGIGGSDLFFFSCIAVAYVMGFWSVIAPLILSRNWRTTYYAKVDSCVELCMEKLHLS; translated from the exons ATGGAAGCATACCGACCTGCCTACTCAGTGCTTGAAAGTCTGGATATTTCACATAACAATATCAGGGGTTTTCCTGGTTTCTTTTCAG GAATCTGTAAACTTAGGAACCTGCAGGTGTTAAATCTTCAGGATAACCTTATACAAGGTGGACTTGATCCATGCCTTGGTGGACTGACTTCCTTGGTTTCTTTAGATCTTTCTTTCAATCATTTTGAGGGGACTGTTTCTTCTTCCATATTCAGCAACCTGACTTTGCTCGAGGCCCTTCGTCTTTCAGATAATAGGTTTGATGGACTTCTCTTGTTTGCATCATTTGCTAACCTATCCAACCTTGAAGCCATTGATCTTACAAATAATGAGTTTGAAGTTGATACTGAAACTCCATCTTGGGTTCCAGCTTTTCAACTTGTGTCCCTTGACCTACGAAATACTAGACTAAACCAGAACTATGGCCATGTAATTCCTACGTTCATCTCCAAACAACACAAGTTGAAGTCCCTGTCTTTGTCCTATAATGCCCTTCAAGGGAACGTTCCGTCTTGGTTATTGTATAATAATTCACTTCTTATGTTGTCTTTGAGAGGCAACCGTTTGCATGGTGGAATTCCCGCGTCTTCTCAGTTTCTAGCATCAAGTATTCTGATGCTTGATGTATCAGATAATTGCTTGGGCAGTACACTTCCCACTAACGTGCTGAGATTATTTCCAGACTTATTCTATCTTAACCTGTCAAAAAACGCCATCGAAGGCACCTTCCCTACTTTTGACAATCTACTAAAGTTAGAGGTCCTAGACCTTTCTGACAACTTCCTTCTGGGAAAACCTCCTCCAACTTTAAGGCAGAATAACAATTCATTGGCACATTTAGTTCCTTCAAACAATGATTTTCATGGGGAGGTTATGCCCCAATTCTCAAATATGTCAAATCTTGCATACTTGCATCTTCAAAATGATGGATTTACTGGAGTCCTCCCTGCTGCTTTGCTTAACCTTCCTCTTCTGAAGGTCATGGACATTAGTGGGAATTATTTGTCAGGCGTTATTCCAGATTATTTTCCTCTGTTTCCAAATTTGGTCATGCTTCTCTTGGCAAGAAACCGATTTCATGGGATTATTCCAGTATCTTTATGCCAGATGCAAAAGCTTCATATTTTGGACATGTCTGCAAATTTACTCTCTGGGGTTTTACCTTCTTGCCTTAGTAACATAACCGGGTGGAAAAAGGAATCTGTAGTTCTACTTCCAGCCTTTATGTGGTTATCTCCGTCATATAATAACTACAGGGTCAAAGTTCCTTTAACAACCAAGGGCAATGCACTCTCTTATGAAGGCATTCCTCTTTCTCAAATGACCACACTTGATCTATCTATGAACCGTTTTACCCGTAAAATTCCATCGCAACTAGGAGAACTCGTAGCCCTCCATTCATTAAACCTCTCCTACAACATCCTATCTGGTCATATTCCAGAATCTTTCATGAACTTAAAGAAACTGGAGAGTTTGGATCTTTCTTATAACCATCTGATAGGAAAAATCCCTCCTCAGATGGCTCAACTTGATTCCCTTTCAACTTTAAATTTGGCTTTCAATCATCTATCTGGAAGAATCACGTTCGAGAACAAATTTGTCACCTTTGCAGCATCTAGTTACAGAGGTAACAAGGAACTCTGTGGACCACCACTGGAAAACGATTGTGTTTTCTCGAGGCCGCCTCAGCagcatgaagaagaagaggagcaAGGAATTGGTGGGAGTGACTTGTTTTTCTTCTCATGCATTGCTGTTGCTTATGTAATGGGATTTTGGAGCGTCATTGCTCCTCTTATTCTTAGTAGGAATTGGCGCACGACATATTATGCTAAGGTCGATAGCTGCGTTGAACTGTGCATGGAGAAACTTCATCTTTCCTAA
- the LOC132034840 gene encoding receptor-like protein kinase BRI1-like 3 yields MCLNFMSCNSKLVEEERRALLELRDSLNYPNGSALISEWIGEDNCAWAGIFCGSDTDNDSRVLDIYLTIKRQLGLGIWYPDATLLTRFTYLQSLYVSAMLLVTGSCQKELDLSFNPLNGDALPHFQVCSLASLEQLHLSGVYPSFPLPLLRALCGLKDMRRLDLSNNNLTDDSMPHCLFDDLSYLESLDLSGNNLKNSHHILSV; encoded by the exons ATGTGCTTGAATTTCATGAGTTGCAATAGTAAATTAGTGGAAGAGGAAAGGAGGGCACTTTTAGAGCTGAGGGACTCCCTTAACTATCCCAATGGCTCTGCTTTAATCAGTGAATGGATTGGAGAAGACAATTGTGCATGGGCTGGTATTTTTTGTGGCAGCGATACGGATAATGATTCACGCGTTCTTGATATTTATCTTACCATTAAAAGACAACTTGGACTTGGAATATGGTATCCTGATGCAACTTTGTTGACTCGTTTCACGTATCTCCAGTCTCTCTATGTATCTGCAATGCTATTGGTAACTGGATCATGCCAGAAG GAATTGGATCTAAGTTTCAACCCTTTAAATGGGGATGCTCTGCCTCATTTTCAAGTATGCAGCCTCGCATCTCTAGAACAGCTGCACCTTTCAGGGGTTTATCCTAGTTTCCCTTTGCCACTGCTCAGAG CATTGTGCGGACTGAAGGATATGCGGAGATTAGATCTAAGCAACAATAATCTTACAGATGATAGTATGCCACATTGCCTGTTTGATGATCTTTCATACCTTGAAAGCCTTGACTTGTCTGGGAATAACCTCAAGAATTCCCATCACATTCTATCAGTTTAA
- the LOC132033604 gene encoding uncharacterized protein LOC132033604: MDFSDNNMWRDLLLQATLILVTIFMFLFMYNIPQKFFKNLRFRNRADMQAKRHFVQGAQLLSQAKSTAAKDRTAADSLAKSAEAQADLAIALDPKDAAAHILKALALDLQGFKTSALDSIDVALSPLAVKSLSEPERADALFKRAELRLAASRRGQVDSVIEDLALSVKLKGDNVKAFCLLGDCYEKKGLKDEAQKAYQEAQNVQPNFAPAREALDRLNS; encoded by the exons ATGGATTTCTCGGACAACAACATGTGGCGTGATCTTCTACTTCAAGCAACCCTAATTCTGGTAACAATCTTCATGTTCCTTTTCATGTACAACATCCCCCAGAAATTCTTCAAGAACCTACGATTTCGTAACCGGGCCGATATGCAAGCGAAACGCCATTTCGTACAAGGAGCTCAGCTTCTTTCTCAAGCTAAATCAACAGCTGCTAAGGATCGAACGGCTGCTGATTCACTTGCCAAATCTGCTGAAGCACAAGCTGATTTGGCTATAGCATTAGATCCTAAAGATGCTGCTGCTCACATACTCAAGGCTTTGGCTCTCGATTTACAG GGATTCAAGACGTCGGCACTTGATTCCATCGACGTGGCGCTATCGCCGCTTGCCGTGAAGTCATTATCAGAGCCGGAGAGAGCTGACGCGTTGTTTAAGCGAGCTGAGTTGAGACTCGCGGCGAGTCGACGCGGACAGGTTGACTCAGTGATTGAGGATTTGGCACTGTCTGTTAAGTTGAAGGGGGATAACGTCAAGGCATTTTGTTTGTTGGGTGATTGTTATGAGAAAAAGGGCTTGAAGGATGAGGCCCAAAAGGCTTATCAGGAAGCCCAAAATGTTCAGCCCAATTTTGCTCCTGCGAGAGAGGCACTTGATCGTTTGAATTCTTAG
- the LOC132033612 gene encoding serine/threonine-protein kinase CTR1, with product MPHRTAYFFPRQFPDRGFDASAKFVNDNHENKIDDDDQIRSGKSSSSKESDVVTSKPLISSVKETNTNNNASFLYGKNRDKIHGKQLAAFVNWLSEKNKKGKSSIQNHVKIKKLDDRDTQDDQEHELLLPVPPEAVPVHELVDHHCHVADHCQPEHKQQQGKTFDRKSSLRRLSSSGSNYSCTGKGNFERQTSLQRLSSWGSTSYAGSLFSGTTLDGNWPSTGVKDTQTSTTREVLEEVVPEKEERVVDSKDTLMQKSKESYYLQLTLAKKLVDQAMLGSSGEPMLLHECKSTKGFGGSSDAQTVSYRLWVNGSLSYSDKISDGFYNILGMNPYLWVMCNETEDGKQIPSLMALKGIEPSDTSMEVVLIDRRGDSRLRELEDKAQEIYFAAENALVLAEKLGKLVAVYMGGSFPVEQGDLHQRWEVVSKRLKDLQKCIVLPIGSFSSGLCRHRAILFKKLADYVGLPCRIARGCKYCVADHRSSCLVKIEDDRRFSREFVVDLVGDPGNVHGPDSSINRGVLSPVPSPLQVSHLKEFQQPYMDSDISNQLPHSNDTFALPENALHTDPHAESEQLEEIVVSDKPKLPNDSLYHPYQALELEPCDVLVTTETAGDANSRSREDKIIIRQTYKKEVVLSKNSPVHRGRPPKATLLGKMDAMDIGGRTGNHEKYPAATNPRYLSLEPSLAMDWLEISWDELHIKERVGAGSFGTVHRAEWHGSDVAVKLLTVQDFHDDQLKEFLREVSIMKRVRHPNVVLFMGAVTKRPHLSIVTEYLPRGSLYRLIHRPAAGELLDQRRRIRMALDVAKGINYLHCLSPPIVHWDLKSPNLLVDKNWNVKVCDFGLSRFKANTFISSKSVAGTPEWMAPEFLRGEPSNEKSDVYSFGVILWELVTLQQPWNGLGPAQVVGAVAFQNRRLTIPQDTSPKLASLMEACWNDDPAQRPSFASIVDTLKKLLKSPLQLIQMGGTMKT from the exons ATGCCTCATAGAACTGCTTACTTTTTTCCAAGGCAATTTCCTGACCGTGGGTTCGATGCATCTGCAAAGTTTGTTAATGATAATCACGAGAATAAGATCGACGATGATGATCAAATTAGATCAGGAAAATCTTCTTCATCAAAGGAGAGCGATGTTGTCACATCAAAACCGCTCATAAGTAGTGTGAAAGAgactaatactaataataatgcATCATTTTTGTACGGGAAAAACCGCGATAAGATTCACGGGAAGCAATTAGCCGCTTTTGTAAACTGGCTTTCtgagaaaaacaagaaaggaaaatcatCAATACAGAATCACGTGAAGATCAAAAAATTGGATGATCGTGATACACAGGATGATCAAGAACATGAACTTTTGCTTCCCGTTCCTCCTGAAGCTGTACCAGTACATGAACTGGTTGATCATCATTGCCACGTGGCTGATCATTGTCAGCCGGAGCACAAGCAGCAACAGGGGAAGACATTTGATCGAAAATCGTCACTGCGAAGGTTATCCAGTTCCGGAAGCAATTACAGTTGTACGGGGAAGGGTAATTTTGAGAGACAAACATCGTTACAAAGGCTATCGAGTTGGGGAAGTACTAGCTATGCAGGTAGTTTGTTTTCAGGTACGACATTGGATGGGAACTGGCCGAGTACTGGGGTTAAAGATACGCAAACGTCGACGACAAGGGAAGTACTGGAGGAGGTGGTGCCGGAGAAAGAGGAGAGAGTTGTTGATAGCAAAGATACATTGATGCAGAAGTCGAAGGAGAGTTATTACTTGCAACTCACGCTTGCTAAAAAACTTGTAGACCAAGCAATGCTTGGTTCTTCTGGAGAGCCTATGCTTTTGCACGAGTGTAAAAGTACCAAGGGCTTTGGTGGATCTTCTGATGCTCAAACTGTGTCTTATCGTTTATGG GTGAATGGTTCCTTGTCTTATTCTGACAAGATATCGGACGGGTTTTATAACATATTAGGAATGAATCCGTATCTGTGGGTTATGTGTAATGAGACAGAGGATGGTAAACAAATACCATCTCTAATGGCCCTAAAAGGAATTGAGCCCAGTGACACATCAATGGAGGTTGTTCTTATTGATAGGCGTGGGGATTCAAGGCTCAGGGAATTAGAAGATAAAGCTCAAGAAATTTACTTTGCTGCTGAGAATGCGTTAGTCTTGGCAGAAAAACTTGGCAAGCTTGTGGCGGTTTATATGGG GGGCTCTTTTCCGGTGGAGCAAGGTGATCTTCATCAGAGGTGGGAAGTTGTTAGCAAGAGATTAAAAGATCTGCAGAAGTGCATTGTGCTACCAATCGGCAGTTTCTCCTCAGGACTTTGCAGGCACAGAGCTATTTTGTTCAAG AAGTTGGCGGATTACGTAGGTTTGCCTTGTAGGATTGCTCGAGGTTGCAAGTATTGTGTCGCAGATCATCGATCTTCTTGTCTGGTGAAAATTGAGGATGACAGAAGATTTTCAAG AGAATTTGTGGTTGATCTTGTTGGGGATCCTGGAAATGTACATGGTCCAGATTCCTCTATAAATAGAGGTGTATTGTCTCCTGTTCCTTCACCACTTCAAGTATCTCATCTGAAGGAATTTCAACAACCTTACATGGATAGTGATATAAGTAATCAGTTACCGCATTCCAATGACACATTTGCTCTTCCAGAAAATGCTTTGCATACAG ACCCTCATGCTGAGAGTGAACAACTGGAGGAAATTGTTGTCAGTGATAAGCCAAAATTGCCAAATGATTCACTATATCACCCTTATCAAGCTTTGGAATTAGAACCCTGTGATGTTCTTGTTACCACTGAAACAGCAGGAGATGCGAATTCTAGATCTAGAGAAGACAAAATTATTATCAGGCAGACTTACAAGAAGGAGGTTGTTCTGTCCAAAAACTCACCGGTGCACCGTGGTAGACCGCCAAAAGCAACTTTATTAGGTAAAATGGATGCAATGGATATTGGAGGTAGAACAGGGAATCATGAGAAATATCCGGCAGCAACAAATCCAAGATATCTGAGCCTTGAGCCTTCTCTTGCAATGGACTGGCTTGAGATCTCATGGGATGAATTACATATAAAAGAACGTGTTGGCGCTG GTTCATTTGGAACAGTACATCGTGCTGAATGGCATGGATCG GATGTTGCAGTCAAGCTGCTAACCGTCCAGGATTTTCATGATGATCAGTTAAAGGAGTTTCTAAGGGAG GTTTCAATTATGAAGCGCGTCCGTCATCCAAATGTGGTGTTGTTCATGGGGGCTGTTACCAAACGGCCTCATCTATCTATAGTGACTGAATATTTGCCTAG AGGAAGCCTCTACCGTCTGATACACAGGCCAGCTGCTGGGGAATTGTTGGACCAGAGGAGACGTATCCGTATGGCTTTGGATGTG GCCAAGGGTATAAATTATCTTCATTGTCTGAGCCCACCCATTGTGCATTGGGATCTGAAATCTCCTAACCTGTTGGTTGATAAAAATTGGAATGTAAAG GTGTGTGATTTTGGTCTGTCAAGATTTAAAGCTAATACGTTCATATCATCAAAATCAGTTGCTGGAACT CCTGAATGGATGGCCCCGGAATTTCTTCGTGGGGAGCCCTCAAATGAGAAGTCGGACGTCTACAGCTTTGGCGTAATATTATGGGAGCTTGTGACCTTGCAACAACCTTGGAATGGACTGGGGCCTGCACAG GTAGTTGGTGCTGTTGCTTTCCAGAACAGGAGGCTCACTATTCCACAGGACACTTCTCCAAAGTTGGCATCTCTCATGGAAGCCTGCTGGAATGA TGACCCGGCACAACGCCCATCCTTTGCTAGCATTGTGGATACATTAAAGAAACTACTAAAGTCTCCACTACAGTTGATTCAGATGGGAGGAACAATGAAGACTTAG